In the Streptomyces cinnamoneus genome, ACCCCGTTCTTCCTGACCGCGATCGCCCTGGTCGTGCTCGGCCTCGTGCTCCCCCTCACCCTGTGGGGCAGGATCGGCGGTCCCAAGCTCGTCCGGCACGTCACCCGGATCTTCATGCTGCTGTTCGCGCAGGCCACCGCGATCGTCCTGGTCTTCGTGATCGTCAACAACAGCAACGGGCTCTTCGACAACTGGGCCGACCTGCTGGGCACCGGCGACCACGTCAAGGTGGCGGCCGACCTCGGGCCCGACGGTACCGGCGGCAAGTCGGTCAAGGACGAACCGAAGGTCGTCCAGCCGTTCAAGCCTGCGTCCGACAAGCGCATGGGCCCCGGCGTCCGGGAGACCCAGCTGAAGGGCCGAATATCCGGCGTCGAGGGCGAGGTCTACGTCTGGCTGCCGCCGCAGTACGACGACCCGGCGTACAAGGACAAGAAGTTCCCCGTCGTCGAGGTGCTGCCGGGCTTCCCCGGCTCGGCCAAGGCGTGGTTCGGCACCCTCGACGTCAACACGCAGCTCAAGCCGATGATGGAGAAGGGCGAGGTCGCGCCCTTCATCATCGTGGCCCCGCGCACCACGCTCCTCGGCGACGTCGACACCGGCTGCGCCAACATCCCGGGCAAGGTCAACGCGGACACCTGGCTGAGCGTGGACGTCCGGAAGATGGTCGTCGACACCTTCCGCGTGTCCGACAAGCCCGACGGCTGGGCCGTCGCCGGCTACTCCGCCGGCGCCCACTGCGCCACCAAGCTGGCCGTCGCCCACCCCGACCGCTACCGCGCCGGCGTGAGCCTCTCCGGCTACAACGACCCCTCCGGCGAGCCCGCCTCCCTCACGGCGAAGACGCCGCAGCTGCGCGACGAGAACAACCCCTGGAAGATGCTCCAGCGCGCCAAGACCCCGCCGCACGTGGCGCTGTTCATCTCCGGCGCCGAGGGCGACGGCTACCAGGGCGGACTGGCCATCAAGCAGGCGGCCAAGGCGCCGACGACCGTGCAGGTCACCATGATCCCGGCGGGTGCGGGCGGCCATGGCACGGCCGTGTGGAAGCGGCAGGTGCCGGACGTCTTCCGCTGGCTGACCAAGCAGGTCTCCTACTGACCACCCGCTGACGCGGCTCACACGGGCCGGGACGCCCCCGCGAACGGCATCTCGCTGATCGGCGCGACCCGCACCGGCGCCCCCGGGTGCGGGGCGTGGATCATCTGGCCGTGGCCGACGTAGAGCCCCACATGGCTGATGCCGGAGTAGAAGAAGACCAGGTCGCCGGGGGCGAGCTG is a window encoding:
- a CDS encoding alpha/beta hydrolase, producing the protein MSLTGTPFFLTAIALVVLGLVLPLTLWGRIGGPKLVRHVTRIFMLLFAQATAIVLVFVIVNNSNGLFDNWADLLGTGDHVKVAADLGPDGTGGKSVKDEPKVVQPFKPASDKRMGPGVRETQLKGRISGVEGEVYVWLPPQYDDPAYKDKKFPVVEVLPGFPGSAKAWFGTLDVNTQLKPMMEKGEVAPFIIVAPRTTLLGDVDTGCANIPGKVNADTWLSVDVRKMVVDTFRVSDKPDGWAVAGYSAGAHCATKLAVAHPDRYRAGVSLSGYNDPSGEPASLTAKTPQLRDENNPWKMLQRAKTPPHVALFISGAEGDGYQGGLAIKQAAKAPTTVQVTMIPAGAGGHGTAVWKRQVPDVFRWLTKQVSY